Genomic segment of Chloroflexota bacterium:
TCGTGCGGACGCTCACGCCGGGCACCGTCACCGATCCGCGCCTGCTCCGCGAGGACCGTCCGACCTACCTCGTGGCCGTCGCGCCCCTGGACGACCGGCTCGGGCTGGCCTGGACCGACGTGGCGGCCGGCGAGTTCAAGGCCGCCGAGCTGAGCCTCGAAGAGGCCGCCGCCGAACTGCAGCGGCTGGAGCCGGCCGAGGTGATCGTCTCGGTCGACCGGCCAGCCCCCGACGGCCTCCTGGCGCAGCGATCCGTGACGCCCGTCGGCCCCAGCGAGAGCGCCGTGGGCGCACTCCAGCGGGCGTTCCCCGAAGCCGACCTGACGAAGCTGCCGGCCGCCGAGATCGCAGCCGGGCTGATCGTCGGCTACCTGGAGGAGACCCAGGGCGCGGATGTCCCCGTGCTCGACCCGCCCACCCCGGCCGCCGCCGACGAGACGATGCGCCTGGATGCTGTGACCCAGCGCCACCTGGAGCTGGTCGAGACGGAGCGCGCGCGCGAGCGCACCGGCAGCCTGCTCGGGACGCTCGACCGGACCGTGACGCCGATGGGCCGGCGGATGCTGCGCGGCTGGCTGCTCCGGCCGCTGGTGGACGTGCGGAAGATCGCCGTCCGGCAGGCCATCGTGGCAGAGCTGGTGGGCGATCCGGCCCTGCGCGCGTCGCTGGCCGAGCGACTGGCCGCCGTCGCCGATCTCGAACGGCTGGCCGGGCGCGCGAGCGCACGCAAAGCGACCCTCGACGATCTCCGCACCCTGGGCGAGGCGGCCGGCGCCCTGCCCCTGCTGGCCGAGACGACGGCCGCCTGCCGAAGCCCGTTCCTGCGGGCGCTCGGGCGGGCGCGGCCGGCGCTGGCCCGGTTCGCGGAGCAGGCGCGAACGACGCTGGCGGCCGGGCCAGCCGACGTCGACGCCCGCGGCGACCGAGGAGACAACGGGGACGGGCCGTTCCGCGCCTCGGCCAGCCCGGCCCTGGCGGAGGCACTCGGCGAGCTTCGCCGCGCGCGACGCTGGCAGGGGAGTTATGTCGAGCGACTGCGGCGGCTGCCGGGGCTGGCCCGGGTCAAGCTCGACCAGAACAGCACGCAGGGCCTCTTCCTGGAGGTTCCCCTCAACACCCGCGTCCCCGCCGACTGGATCCGGCGGGGCGGCCTCCAGAAGGTCGAGCGGTACTCGACGGCGGAGCTTGACGCGCACGCCCAGGAGTTGAGCGATGCTGAATCGCTGGTGGCCGCCGAGACGCGCGTGCTGCTGGCCGATCTGCGCGAGGCTGCCGCTGCCACGGCCGGCGCGGCCCGCGATCTTGCACGCCATCTGGCCGCCGCCGACGCCCTGCTGGCGCTGGCGCTGGTGGCCGCCGAGCGTGGCTGGGTCCAGCCGACCATCGACGCCGGCGACCTGATCGAGATCGTCGGCGGGCGGCACCCGGTCGTCGAGGCGCTCGGGCCGTTCCAGCCGAACGACGCCCGGCTCGTCGCGCGCGGCGACGGGGACCAGCTCGTCATCCTGACCGGCCCGAACATGGCCGGCAAGAGCACCTGGATGCGCCAACTGGCGCTGATCGTGCTGCTGGCCCAGGCTGGCTCGTTCGTGCCGGCGCGGGCGGCCCGGATCGGGCTGGTGGACGGCATCTACACCCGCATCGGGGCCGTAGACGACCTGGCCGGCGGGCGCTCGACGTTCATGGTCGAGATGGAGGAGACGGCCACCGTCCTCCGGGCCGCCACCGACCGCAGCCTGCTGGTGCTGGACGAGATCGGGCGCGGGACCAGCACCCACGACGGCATGGCCATCGCGTGGTCGGTAGCCGAGTACCTGGCGACCGGCCCGGTCCGCCCGCGCGCCGTGGTAGCCACCCACTACCACGAGCTTGCCGCGCTCGCAGACGTGCACCCCCAGGTGACGCTGCTGCGCGCGACGGTCGAGGAGCGGCCTGAGGGCATCGCCTTCCCGCACGTCGTGGAGGCGGGCGCGGCGGACCGCAGCTTCGGCATCGAGGTGGCCCGGCTGGCCGGCCTGCCCCCGGCGCTGCTGGCGCGCGCACGTGAGGTCGCGGACGCCGTCGAGCCGCTGAGCGCGGAAGTCGCCAGCCGCCTCAGTCGAGCGTCACCGCCCGGCGGACCTCAGACCTCGACGTAGGTCAGCCCGCCGCCCGCAGGCCCCCGCTGCTGCCACCCGTGAGCAACGTCCCGAGCGCGGCCGGCGGCAACGGCGGCGAGAACAGGTAGCCCTGGCCACGGTCGCAGCCGAGGTCGCGCAGATGATCGGCCTGCTCGGCGGTCTCGATGCCCTCGCCCGTCGTCTTCAGGTGCAGGCTCTTCGCCAGCGTGATGACGGTCCGCACGATGGCCGTATCCTGCGGATCGGTCCCCAGCCCGTCCACAAACGAACGATCCACCTTGAGCGTGTCGAGCGGCAAA
This window contains:
- the mutS gene encoding DNA mismatch repair protein MutS, whose product is MAEPRQPRAQARSSARGRPATAPSAPPPTPRRPLYGELVSQYLDLRDNHLGVLILFRVGSFYEVLFEDAELVSRELGLKLTERPSGGAAPPVSQCGFAHHALDTFLTRLLARGYRVAVCEEREDEPRPPATPSPDAADDEPPMGNAGGSPPASSGPGPGSSSGGVRQRDIVRTLTPGTVTDPRLLREDRPTYLVAVAPLDDRLGLAWTDVAAGEFKAAELSLEEAAAELQRLEPAEVIVSVDRPAPDGLLAQRSVTPVGPSESAVGALQRAFPEADLTKLPAAEIAAGLIVGYLEETQGADVPVLDPPTPAAADETMRLDAVTQRHLELVETERARERTGSLLGTLDRTVTPMGRRMLRGWLLRPLVDVRKIAVRQAIVAELVGDPALRASLAERLAAVADLERLAGRASARKATLDDLRTLGEAAGALPLLAETTAACRSPFLRALGRARPALARFAEQARTTLAAGPADVDARGDRGDNGDGPFRASASPALAEALGELRRARRWQGSYVERLRRLPGLARVKLDQNSTQGLFLEVPLNTRVPADWIRRGGLQKVERYSTAELDAHAQELSDAESLVAAETRVLLADLREAAAATAGAARDLARHLAAADALLALALVAAERGWVQPTIDAGDLIEIVGGRHPVVEALGPFQPNDARLVARGDGDQLVILTGPNMAGKSTWMRQLALIVLLAQAGSFVPARAARIGLVDGIYTRIGAVDDLAGGRSTFMVEMEETATVLRAATDRSLLVLDEIGRGTSTHDGMAIAWSVAEYLATGPVRPRAVVATHYHELAALADVHPQVTLLRATVEERPEGIAFPHVVEAGAADRSFGIEVARLAGLPPALLARAREVADAVEPLSAEVASRLSRASPPGGPQTST